One Vairimorpha necatrix chromosome 7, complete sequence DNA segment encodes these proteins:
- a CDS encoding CBFD-nfyb-HMF domain-containing protein: protein MSQQYQHPILRSTDRLLPVANIGKIMKRPIPKEAKVAKEAKELMQRSASEFIAIITCRAREICEAESRKTVTGEDLIRAMEDLDMPLYAELGRKYFLQYKNLMQIDKKQKIQKNSFEFLEFQ from the coding sequence ATGTCTCAACAATACCAACACCCAATACTCAGATCTACAGATAGATTATTACCAGTAGCCAACATTGgtaaaataatgaaaagaCCCATACCAAAAGAAGCGAAAGTCGCCAAAGAAGCAAAAGAACTTATGCAAAGATCAGCAAGCGAATTCATTGCTATAATCACATGTAGAGCTAGGGAAATCTGCGAAGCAGAATCAAGAAAAACAGTGACAGGAGAAGATTTAATTAGAGCAATGGAAGATTTAGACATGCCTTTGTACGCAGAATTgggaagaaaatattttttacagtataaaaatttgatgcaaatagataaaaaacagaaaattcaaaaaaacagTTTTGAGTTTTTGGAGTTTCAATGA